TTCAGGAAAAGTCAATTTCGTGTAATTCTAAGATTAAGTAATTCCACGGACAGCCTTTTTCTAGCTTACTATAGTCAGTATGGAGTCAGTGGATAGTTACCTCGCTGCCCATGCCCAGTGTGATCATCATCACGAAAAACAGGATGGACCATAGAGGCGAGACTGGTAACCTCGTCACAACGTCTGGGTAGACAACAAAAGCCAGACCAGCACCTGAGGAACAGTAATATACAACATCCATGGTCACTTTCCAACTATAAATATGAATCATTTGGACAATTTTTCAATCTTAAGTTTATATTAAACTGAAAACTTCAATTCAATGTATAATACTTTTTCaataaacacaatttttttttttttttttttttgtattggaATGTAGAGCagtaatatacactgtaataattttcattttttcaaagatTCCAGAGTCACTGTTCTAAGTCTGATGGTGAAACCACAGCCAAGTAATGATAAAATTTTGTAACAAGAGAAAATGTAACGATCAGACTTGGGCTTGCACCCCGAACCTTGGACCACTAATCGAATGATAATGTTACCTTGGTCCACCACCTTATCTACGGGCATGTTCAGTTCCTGGGCGAGGTAACCGATGATTGAGAAGATGACAAATCCGGCAAAAATACTTGTGCAAATATTCCCTACAGATACTATCATCGCATCCCTACAATGAAAACAGAAGAAATATTTAGGACCACAtttttgatgttaaaatttaatatcaaGATATcctgtcaatttttttttaaattcatatatttcacttttttttaatgttttcatacTAATAATTTTCTCtccacaatttttttttatttcagcattttaaaatttgatCAAGCTTGCAATTAATGTATACTGGGCTTTCCTGGAGAACGCTGACCCAATTGTCTTCTGATGGCAACTTAAAGCAAGAGTGTCACGAATGTATTTATTCAATGAACTTTGAATAATCTATAAActtaattcttttattttagaaatgatATTTGAGTCCTGCTGTCACCAAGATATTTCAAAGAGATAGCTCAGTAAAGCAGTAAATTGCTTTATAACATACTTGAAACAATTGTTGTGAAACTTGTTGTAACTGGACAGCGTGATGAGTCCTCCCCATGCAGGACTGAGAGCAAAGAATATCTGGGCTGCAGCATCTGACCACACCTAGATCAACAGAAAACATGACCATTTAACCAAACTTATGCACACTTACAGAAAATATCAGTATGAATATCATTTGATCCTGAGAAGTAAAATTCTCAAAAGggttatttttcttttatagtGTACTTATTCCTTTTTCTTTGATTTGTTAAAtacaaaaaacaattaaaagttCTTATTTCCAATTCGGTGTCTGACATAATTGCCAGCATGTGTTTTAATGCGATGATATGCCTAAGGCGATTAGGCTATATATACATCTGTGTTTCAATGTGATGATTTGCCTAAGGCGATTAGGCTATATACATCTGTGTTTCAAGGTGATGATTTGCCTAAGGCGATTAGGCTATATACATCTGTATTTCAAGGTGATGATATGCCTAAGGCGATTAGGCTATATACATCTGTATTTCAAGGTGATGATTTTCCTTAGGCGATTAGGCTATATACATCTGTATTATAAGGTGATAATTTTCCTTAGGCAATTAGGCTATATACATGAAGGTGATAATTTGCCTTAGGCGATTAGGCTATATACATCTGTGTTTCAATGTGATGATTTGCCTTAGGCGATTACGCTATATACATCTGTGTTTCAAGGTGATGATTTGCCTTAGGCGATTCGACTATATACATCTGTGTTTCAATGTGATGATTTGCCTTAGGTGATTAGGCTATATACATCTGTGTTTCAATGTGATGATTTTCCTTAGGTGATTAGGCTATATACATCTGTATTACAAAGTGATGATATGTCTTAGGTGATTAGGCTATATACATCAAGATTCAAATTCTACTCTATATTAAcctattcacccctgaaattttatattgTCCAGCACTTGTTGGCATTAAATAAGGAATAATTTAagggacaaaaataagaaaatttaggGCTCTTTTAGGGATAAAATTAGGAATTCAGAAACTAAATTTCTTAAGTATGAAGTATTAAAAATCATCTGCAAAATTAAAGCTTTGTCATCCAGTGATACACACATAGATCCATTGGTTAAATGCTTTCACGGGACTTTAAAAACCTATCATCTATGAAGAGCATCAGTTCCTACCAAGTCTTGATCTAATAAGAATATTGAAATTGCAGCAAGTCTTACTAATTTGGCCCCTTACTCTTCTTGATTCTTACTTTGAAAACCATCTTAGTTACATTTTAGTCTCATTGAATTGTTTCAGAAAAGTCAAAACATGTTAACTTGTTTATGAATACAAAACATTCAGTCTATTAAAATAGGTCATCTGACCTTGCCTCAGTTGAcctaaaaaatagaaatttgcATTCAATAAAAAGTGTTTTTCTTAGGAATTCCCCTggtattttctacatttttagGAATTTTTGaacaaaactgataaaaaataaGGATTTTTTTAGGAATTTTAGGGACGCTAGACAGCCCAGATAATGGACTAGTCTACCCTTTGATTTAGATGAGTCTTCAGGAATGAATGGGTTATATTTCTCATCTCAGAATCTTTTGATCTAGCAATTGCAGAAAATATGACTCCAAATAAACCTTACCTTTGCATCACCAAGCTTGTCAAATCTGGGTGTTAGATAGTACTCAATTCCTACGATTGATCCGGGCAATGTGATTCCACGGAAGAAAAggatacacaacacaacataaggAAACAGAGCTGTGAAATAGACAACCTGAAACACCAAATAATGCATGTGTTGTATAATCAACTACAGTGaacaaatgttattttgaaGTTTAAGAAGTGACAAATTCATTAAATCAGTTTTAGGTATATAAAGGACATACAGCAGAACTCATCAGAGCAATCATAATTCTGCGAATCATGGcaggttggttttttttaaaggtTAAAATGCTAAAACAAGAGTACcactaaatatatgtatatttacgGGATTTTATTCTCTTTGAATATCTACTCTTCCACAAAATTCTCTGGCTTAAAACAAAAAGACatcttatttttattctttttcattCTAGAAATGTCCAGTGATACAATTGAATcaacattgaattttttttttaacagttGTAGATAatctaaagatttttttttacatataaagaTAAAGGCATTTTTCTCTATTTACTTAGCTTTATCTACTTATAAGACTCTACCTTTCCTGTAGATTTGACTCCCTTACTGAGAGCAGCGAATGTCAGGGTCCAAGCTGCGAGGAGACACAGAGCAATTTTCCACTGGATATTACCCATCTCTTCTATACCAGTTGACATGTTGAGCACACCTTGTCTGCAGGTCAAAGcaaaagttttatttcaatgctATATCATAGATGctgaaataaacaatataaatctaTATTAATGAGACCATAGTTTCATCTGCTTACAATAACGAAAAAAGTACAAGACATGAATTCCTACCCCTCCATATTTAAAAGCAGAACTAGGCCGTACAAGATGGAATATGACATTGGTATATGTAACACATACTATATGCCACTCTCCTCCATACCATTGCATGGCAAAAGCATGGAAATCGTAATAATGTAACTTTAAGGTCTACTAccttagatttttttttagctTTAATTACTTAATGCAGGGGCACAAGGATATTTTCTATATTAGTTGAAAGTTGGCTTTTATGAAAATACATggtgaaataaaatatcaaaaattgacagttttacaataatatcataTGATAAAAACCTCCCAATCATCCAAGAATATCATGTGGTGGATGAGAAAGATTCTTTGTTCCGTAATGAAATCCAATAGCCTGGATTAGCCACTGACattgaacaaaatgaaaaatttcaCAAGCTATATCTAAAATTGACAATTTACATAATTTGGGAAAAACCTATCTTTTTTCCCCCATAACTTACATTTAGGAAAGTGCATGGCCATTATGAGACAAACAATCAGCCCCTACAGATATCTGACACACAATTCTTACTCAAAGAAATCTTGAGCTGGAGCATGTCTAGTCTGATTTCTGGCAAGTTCTGTGATGTTGTGTAGCTCGGCCATGGAGGCGTTGTAGCATTGTCGATGGTAGTAAACACTGTGATTGACAGCATGGCAGGCTTCAGCTTCTACATGTGAATAGCAGTCTACAACAGAATCACATTTATAGCTATAAGTTCCATGAAAAAATACAAGTAAAATGTATAATCAGAATCAATGTTATAGTAATGCTCAGCACTATCAGCAATCAAGTTTATACAACTAACTACATGACAGGTCATATAGGACATATTACCGATGTTATAAGCATCACACAGTcgtaaaacatcatttaattgATCTCTGCAGCGACATGTATTTGCTCAATATTCAAAGTAAGTAGCCCATATTTACTTCCGGTAGCAAGTGGAAAATTTGAATGAGTACAGAAAGAGCAATACAGTTGTGCTTACATTGTGTGGCCCATTCACCACAGCTTTCCCAGGGTAGTTCAGCAGTGAAGGAGAGGAAGAGATACAGAATACACCAGCCTATTATGACGGTGTAATAAATGGCTACCAGAGCTGACACGGTGATCATACCATATCCCAATCCTGAAACAAATAACACTATGGTTTTACTACATCCTAAACAGTGTATTAAAATGGAAGTACCATGGTTATAATCAAGCAAATCCTATTTCCAATTAGTTGAAATCTGGCCCCTCAATATTACAAGGCCTACTGGAGACTATTGAATttaacatgggtctgtcaagtggacagggatatatcTCAACCTGAGTGAAAAAGTTTGGCTTGTCAACATGAGGCTTACAGAGTGTTGACAACCAATATCTTTTAAAAGGGTTGAGATATGTCCCTGTCCATCTGACAGACCcctgtttgattattttttccaaaaaaatctAATGAAAGGTGATGAAATTTTCATTGTAACAAAGAAACATTGTAATgcatcaaaattgatgacgtcctCAACAATGGGCACCACATAAATTGAGACATCACATCATTGTCTGGTGCATGTAAGTTTTCCTTACCTTGGTAAAAGGATAGATATCTTTATCCCTGCACAAGATGACCATGTCCATTATGGGAGAAAAGATTCTCTAGTGTTTTCTCTACACTTAATCTGTTTATTGCTTGTAATTTCTGGATAAGTCCTAATAGGATCTTTTGTTATTAGTGGTAAACTTAGATGCAATGTAGTCCACTTGCAGAAACTTGCAATATGGACAGCTAGCTGCAAGATTCTGCAATACGACCCAATCAGAAGAAAAACAACCCATTTTGCTTATGAATACGTTAATAAGAACAATATATcacattttcttaatttttctaaaaatgtcattaatattagtgttttactatataaaaactTACAAGACATCTTTTTATACAATGATATAAGAGCTAATAAGAGAGAATTTTTGTCTACAATGGAGTGACAATTATACCAAGAAAGTTGTTGGGAGTTATGCTGTTAAATATCCAGAGTTTACCTTTGTTTTATTACCAATACACTTACCATGAAAGAGTGGACAGAATCTGTCGTAGATAACAGCAGGCCCAAGCGCAGCAAACTGTCCAAATGCCAGTTCCATGAACATGAGAGGTATTCcaagtaacaacaacatcaaaatGAAGGGGAACAGGAATGCTCCTGGAACAAATCGagataaagatttttttttttaaccagGACAAGTTAAGTTCAAGGGAGAGAATGTGTTTGAAAATAGACTCCCCCCTCCCCAAAATCTATTAACATTAAAATTAGCAataccaaatatttttttttcaaaattagcaataccaaataattttttttcaacaagGACAAGTTTAGTTCAAGGGAGAGAATGTGTTTGAAAATAGACTCCCCCTCCCCCAAATCTATTAACATTAGcaataccaaaacatattacccTCACGTGCAAACAGTGAACTGCTGCATAATTCTTCAATAACACTGATGTAAAACTGTTAATTACATCACATGTCATTGTGCCATAACACCTCTTTCAGATGGTCTGACAGCTGGGAAAGTGAATATGTAGAAAGTTTGATCTATATGGTCTAGGCATATAGTTTGAGGTCCAAAATAGTCAATAAAGCtaacaagattttttttgtcatatGTTATCTTTATACtttaaacacatacatttttatgATAAAGGTTCTATTTCCAATGTGCTGCTCAATTATGGTGTACTTTTGTATCACCaactaatataaaattattccaGTTAAGGGTCATTTAATACAATTATATCCAAAATGTATCTTTAGCACCCAAGAGTTTTTCATATGCTATttcaatataatacaatatcttTGTCTTTAACTTTTCATTTTCAGTAATACAATTTTACCACAATGTGATGCCTATAGATTTTTCTTTAATCTTTTATTGATATGTTCTACTTTAGAAATGATACctatctttttttcttttttttttaaacttttttcccagtaaattttatgttttcaacATTGTTTACTGTAACCTTTAAATTATGTTctagttatttatttttaatgtgaTGATGTTTTCACAGTTAGGCTGCAGAGTGAGAAGAGGCCGTCCACGTTTGTTATGATTTTCTTATTAACAACAAAACAGATTCCACCTGCCATTTCTCGAGTTTCAAACGTGACCTGATATTATACACACACATGCTT
The DNA window shown above is from Argopecten irradians isolate NY chromosome 8, Ai_NY, whole genome shotgun sequence and carries:
- the LOC138329463 gene encoding sodium- and chloride-dependent glycine transporter 2-like isoform X3; its protein translation is METVNTTDPEQLVQDVSSTAVLTPLDDDLVGEIQEIKDRGNWTGRFDFLMSLLGYSVGLGNVWRFPYLAYSNGGGAFLFPFILMLLLLGIPLMFMELAFGQFAALGPAVIYDRFCPLFHGLGYGMITVSALVAIYYTVIIGWCILYLFLSFTAELPWESCGEWATQYCYSHVEAEACHAVNHSVYYHRQCYNASMAELHNITELARNQTRHAPAQDFFEQGVLNMSTGIEEMGNIQWKIALCLLAAWTLTFAALSKGVKSTGKVVYFTALFPYVVLCILFFRGITLPGSIVGIEYYLTPRFDKLGDAKVWSDAAAQIFFALSPAWGGLITLSSYNKFHNNCFKDAMIVSVGNICTSIFAGFVIFSIIGYLAQELNMPVDKVVDQGAGLAFVVYPDVVTRLPVSPLWSILFFVMMITLGMGSEFALLETVLTAIQDTYPQLRSKKTWVVLVVCIMGFLCGLSVTTRGGMYLLQLMDAYVSSWMVFVMAALECIIVGWIYGGERFIEDIELMIGRQKRSFHTYFKVFWQFLSPVTLLSVLIFNLIQYKPLKFDKYVYPVWANGVGWLLSLIPMLFIVSLMIYQLKNVAPGELSLGEKFRYLLRPSKEWGPAHKVPTFKLDDDEIVPDTNTISNPNFSSSNPFETKI